A region of Moorena producens PAL-8-15-08-1 DNA encodes the following proteins:
- a CDS encoding chorismate--pyruvate lyase family protein — protein MRNDLQQSLTRSYIDPSTLSIFQRILLTTDGTVTDMLEAYLFEQIRLVKLSEELVTTTDDIEPMELDKGSSVLDRKILLQGKISRKNYIYAESIIVIDRLDEYFQKDLLKTKSPIGKIWREQRFETFKEIVDTGKKPANELADYFQIEPEANLLFRTYCVFSNRQSVMMISEYFPESYFLNRL, from the coding sequence ATGAGAAATGATCTACAGCAATCCCTAACTCGAAGTTATATAGACCCCTCGACTCTGAGTATTTTTCAAAGAATTCTATTAACGACAGATGGCACAGTAACAGATATGTTGGAAGCCTATCTGTTTGAACAGATTCGTCTAGTTAAGTTGTCTGAAGAGTTGGTAACAACAACTGATGATATCGAACCAATGGAATTAGATAAAGGAAGTTCAGTACTTGATAGAAAAATACTATTACAGGGTAAAATAAGTCGCAAAAATTATATTTATGCTGAGTCAATTATTGTTATTGATCGCCTAGATGAGTACTTTCAAAAAGATTTACTAAAAACTAAAAGCCCCATCGGCAAAATCTGGCGAGAGCAGAGATTCGAGACCTTTAAAGAAATTGTGGATACTGGCAAAAAGCCTGCTAACGAATTAGCTGATTATTTCCAGATTGAACCGGAAGCAAATTTACTGTTTCGTACCTATTGCGTCTTTTCTAATCGCCAATCGGTGATGATGATTAGTGAATATTTTCCTGAAAGCTATTTTTTGAATAGGCTATAG
- a CDS encoding S-methyl-5'-thioadenosine phosphorylase has protein sequence MVKAQIGIIGGSGLYKMAALQDVQEVPIDTPFGPPSDALMVGTLEGTTVAFLARHGRNHHLMPSELPFRANIYAMKQLGVEYIISASAVGSLQEEVKPLDMLVPDQFIDRTKNRVSTFFGDGIVAHIGFGHPVCNQLAGILVDAIASLELPEVTVHNSGTYLCMEGPAFSTMAESNLYRSWGAKVIGMTNLPEAKLAREAEIAYATLALVTDYDCWHEDHDHVTVNMILDNLNRNAINAQKVIQETVRRLVENPPVSKAHSALKHAIFTPLDQAPEATKEKLELILRKYL, from the coding sequence ATGGTGAAAGCACAAATTGGGATTATTGGCGGTAGCGGACTTTACAAAATGGCTGCTCTCCAGGATGTGCAGGAGGTACCGATTGACACCCCCTTTGGTCCTCCGTCCGATGCCTTGATGGTGGGAACCTTAGAAGGAACTACTGTAGCTTTCCTAGCTCGTCATGGTCGCAATCATCATTTGATGCCTTCCGAGTTACCCTTCCGAGCCAATATCTATGCCATGAAGCAGTTAGGCGTGGAGTATATCATCTCTGCCTCAGCAGTGGGTTCTCTCCAGGAAGAGGTCAAACCCTTAGATATGCTGGTACCGGATCAGTTTATTGACCGCACGAAGAATCGGGTTTCGACCTTTTTCGGGGACGGGATTGTGGCTCATATTGGGTTTGGACACCCGGTGTGCAACCAACTGGCGGGAATTTTAGTGGATGCGATCGCAAGTTTGGAGTTACCAGAGGTGACCGTACATAACAGTGGCACTTATCTGTGCATGGAAGGGCCAGCATTTTCCACCATGGCCGAATCTAATCTCTACCGGAGTTGGGGCGCAAAAGTAATTGGCATGACCAATTTGCCAGAGGCCAAGTTAGCACGGGAGGCAGAAATTGCCTATGCTACCCTAGCCCTAGTTACCGATTATGATTGCTGGCATGAGGATCATGACCATGTCACCGTTAATATGATACTTGATAATCTAAATCGCAATGCGATTAATGCTCAGAAGGTGATTCAAGAGACAGTGCGCCGGTTAGTTGAAAATCCACCGGTTTCTAAAGCCCATTCCGCCTTGAAGCATGCCATTTTCACTCCCTTAGATCAAGCTCCAGAAGCAACTAAGGAGAAGTTGGAGTTGATATTGCGGAAGTATTTGTAA
- a CDS encoding RNA-guided endonuclease InsQ/TnpB family protein, with product MYGCQQHLITTSLENRAVIEFICSEANKLTNCGIYYCRQMLFKAGKYLNNAELDKILKTNVHFKAMRSACAQQALHGVIESFNSYKALSKLYLKGQLTDKPRVPKYRKKGGMAVVSYPARWVKLVKGQLKFTLGKQVKAWFGIDHFLLPMPSNLDYKSIKEFRFVPRNGYFYLEFVYEQPDIEPVPLTNNVLGIDPGLNNWLTCVSTTGKSFIIDGRKVKSQNQWYNKQVSKIKKGKPQDYWDEPLAFLTEKRNRQMRDNINKVARFVVNWCLRHQVSTVVFGWNQRNKDSINIGKKNNQEFVQIPTARLKNCIEQLCIQHGIKFVETEESYTSLASFLDNDFLPTLGAKPKGWKPSGKRIRRGLYRSANNELINADCNGACNILRKVATQLGVDLAEVGRAALNLPQRYRLDSLSSQYCKHHAEVRPRNLIRHRKAHQARFQPA from the coding sequence ATGTACGGTTGCCAGCAACATCTGATAACCACAAGTCTTGAAAATAGGGCGGTCATAGAATTTATTTGTTCAGAAGCTAACAAGCTAACTAATTGTGGCATATATTATTGCCGTCAAATGTTGTTCAAGGCTGGGAAGTATCTGAATAATGCTGAACTAGATAAGATACTCAAGACCAATGTCCATTTCAAGGCTATGAGGTCGGCTTGCGCACAACAAGCACTACACGGAGTTATTGAGTCTTTTAACTCCTATAAAGCTTTAAGTAAGCTCTACCTTAAAGGTCAACTAACTGACAAGCCTAGAGTCCCAAAATACCGTAAGAAGGGAGGAATGGCTGTAGTCAGCTACCCGGCCCGATGGGTGAAGCTGGTAAAAGGTCAACTTAAATTCACTTTGGGAAAACAGGTCAAAGCCTGGTTTGGAATTGACCATTTTCTCCTTCCGATGCCATCCAATCTTGACTACAAATCAATAAAAGAGTTTCGATTTGTCCCCAGGAATGGCTATTTTTATTTAGAATTCGTGTATGAACAACCAGATATTGAACCAGTACCATTGACCAATAACGTCTTAGGGATTGACCCAGGACTTAATAATTGGCTGACTTGTGTTTCAACCACTGGGAAGTCATTCATTATTGATGGGAGAAAGGTAAAGTCCCAAAATCAGTGGTACAACAAGCAGGTAAGCAAGATAAAGAAAGGTAAGCCACAAGATTATTGGGATGAACCCCTGGCCTTTTTGACTGAGAAGCGTAATCGACAGATGCGTGACAATATTAATAAAGTCGCCAGGTTTGTCGTTAATTGGTGCCTAAGACATCAAGTTAGCACCGTTGTTTTTGGTTGGAACCAACGGAATAAAGACAGCATCAACATTGGGAAGAAGAATAATCAAGAGTTTGTTCAGATTCCCACAGCCAGATTAAAAAATTGTATTGAGCAGCTGTGCATTCAACACGGTATTAAGTTTGTTGAGACTGAGGAAAGTTACACCAGCCTCGCCAGTTTTCTAGATAATGATTTTCTACCTACACTTGGTGCGAAACCCAAGGGGTGGAAGCCTTCTGGAAAGCGAATTAGACGTGGTCTCTATCGGTCAGCTAATAACGAGTTAATTAACGCAGATTGTAATGGCGCATGTAATATTTTGCGCAAAGTAGCGACACAGCTAGGGGTTGACCTAGCCGAGGTCGGTAGGGCAGCTTTGAACCTGCCACAACGGTACAGATTGGATTCTCTATCTAGTCAGTATTGTAAGCATCACGCAGAGGTGCGACCCCGTAATCTCATTCGCCATAGGAAAGCGCACCAAGCGCGGTTTCAACCCGCGTAG
- a CDS encoding MBL fold metallo-hydrolase, whose translation MLFRQLFDQDTWTYTYLVADSSTKEAVLIDPVLEQVERDSQLLQELGLTLRFCLETHIHADHITGTGKLRELTGCKGIVPENATAACADRHVKDGEILQVGSLEIKAIETHGHTDSHMAYLVNQTHLFTGDALFIRGCGRTDFQNGDAGKLYDNVTQRLFTLPDQTLVYPGHDYKGHTVSTIGEEKRFNPRFVGKDRNSFIEFMNNLNLPDPKKMMEAVPANEECGQVAQVA comes from the coding sequence ATGTTATTTCGTCAACTGTTTGATCAAGACACCTGGACATACACCTATTTGGTAGCTGACTCCAGCACAAAGGAGGCTGTTCTGATTGACCCTGTTCTGGAGCAGGTGGAGCGTGATTCTCAGCTACTCCAAGAACTCGGTCTCACGTTGAGATTTTGTCTAGAAACTCACATTCACGCGGATCACATTACTGGAACTGGAAAACTTCGAGAATTGACTGGGTGTAAGGGAATTGTTCCAGAAAATGCCACTGCTGCTTGTGCAGATCGACATGTTAAAGATGGTGAAATTTTACAGGTCGGCAGCTTGGAAATTAAGGCAATTGAAACCCACGGTCATACCGATAGCCACATGGCTTACTTGGTAAACCAGACTCACCTGTTCACAGGAGATGCCTTGTTTATCCGAGGCTGTGGTAGAACCGATTTCCAAAATGGTGATGCTGGCAAACTTTATGATAACGTCACCCAGCGACTGTTTACATTGCCGGATCAGACATTGGTTTACCCAGGACATGACTACAAGGGGCATACTGTATCCACCATCGGTGAAGAAAAGCGTTTTAATCCTCGTTTTGTGGGTAAAGATCGCAATAGCTTTATCGAGTTTATGAACAATCTCAATTTGCCAGATCCTAAAAAGATGATGGAAGCCGTTCCAGCCAATGAAGAATGTGGGCAAGTTGCACAAGTTGCCTAA